A stretch of DNA from Phycisphaerales bacterium AB-hyl4:
GGTGGTCTTCGTCGATGGGGTTGCCCTGCGGGTCGAGGTCGCCTTCCTGCCACTGGATGCCTCGGATGAAGTTTTGCGCGTTGGCGATCGCCTCGGCGACGTCGGGGCGGTGGCTGACTTTGGCCAGCGCGGTCAGCGCGATGGCGGTGTTGTAGTTGGCGAGGATATTGTCGTATATGCCGCCGTCGTCCTGCACGTAGCTGAGGATGAAGTCGATGGCCTTGCTGACCTGTGGATCGTCAGCGGAAATGTTGGGACGCTCGAGCATCGCGGCGACGATCATGGCGGTCACCGCGGGGCCGGCGGGCTCGGCCGACCAACTGCCGTCATCTTCTTGAGCATCGCGCAGGTATGCGATGCCACGTTCGATCGCATCGTTGGCTTTCCGCCAATGGTCGTCGTCCAGTGCGAGCGCTGGCGGTGCGAAGCTCATCGACACGATCATCGAGCAGAACAGAAAGACGACCGTGCGGAAGTGCTGGGACATGAAAAACGCTCCGTGGAGTAGCGGCAAGTTCGGTCCATTATAGGCAGGCGCGCTTGCCGGGCGGGGTGCGTCAGATGTAAGGCACGGCTCACGTCATCGGGTCGTTCCAGGGCTCATTGCTGTAGCCCTGGCGATGGTCGTTTTCGCGCGACGCGGCGCGAAGTGCTTTGAGTGACCAGATGATCAGCACAAGCGTTCCGCCGAGCAGCAGCCCGCCGAGGAAGGCGGCGAGGATGTCGCCCGCAGCGAGGCCGCCGAGCACGTGCAACGCGAGCATGACGACGATCATGCCGGCCTGAATGAACAGGATCGCCCGCGCGGTCTGGATGGCGGGCATGCTCAGCCGACGCACTGCAAAGCCCAGCAGCAGCAGGGCGAACGCCGGCAGAAACATCACCAGCAACAACACGAGCGCGCTGATGAGCAACGCGGGCTGCGCCTGCACCAACTGGTCAAGCTGCTGTTCGGGGACCTGGTCGCCGAGCTCTTCGCGGAGCATGTTTTCGGGGATGAGGCCCGCGGCGGAGAGCATCATGGCACAGCAGCCGAAGAAGATCAGCTGCGCCGCCGCGGTGGTCCACACAGCCACGGCCGCGCGACGCGGGGCGTCGGTGGTGCGTGGTGCGACGCCCATCGGGTCGTCGGTCGCGGCATCCCATGGCATTCGATCACGATTCATGTAAGCGTCACGCGTTCGCGTTGGGGGTGAATGCCTGGTAGTCCTCGACCGTGCCGCCGTTCAGGCAGCATTCGATGATCTTCTTGCCGGTCGGATGCAGGTCGTCTTCGACGAAGCTCTGGATCTGCTTGTGGAAGAATTCGCGGAGGATTTCCGCGCCGGCGTCGTAGCCTTGCTCGCCGACTTCCGGCTGCGTTTCGACCTGCAAGAACCAGTGGCCGATGACCTGACCTTCGACTTGCATGGTCTTGACGGTGTAGCCAAGCAGTGGGCAGCGCGCTTTGACGAGACGGTCGGACCGGAACGGTGCGTGGCCGCGGCGGGCGAGGTATTCGCGGGTGATCCACTGCGGTGCGAAGCTGGTCTCCCATGCGCCGACGTGCTGGTTGGGCGTGAGGATGAACAGCGTGTTGGTGGTGTCGAGAATCTGGTTGAGGATGAGGTTGGCCTGATCGACCTTGCGGCCGGTCGCGAAGGGCCAGTACGACCCGACGCCTTCGGATTGCAAACCTTCCTGGCTGACGATCGACGGGTTGCCGTGGCCGCGCGGCGCGACGAGCCGCCACAGCCACGCGAGCGCCGGCGGGAGCACGTGGAACAGACCCACGATGCCGTAGGTCGGGTTCTCGGCTGTGCACGGAGGGCAGCGTACGCCGAAGCTGCGGATGTCGACCGTCACGGGGTGGTGCACGATGTTGGGCACGATGTCGCGCGGCACGACGACGCGCGGGTTGGGGCATCGCTTGCCCGGTTCATCTTCGATGTGCTCCCAGATCAGTGCGCGGCTGTCGGGCACGGCGTCGATGTTCAAAAACAGCAACGGCTCGCTGGGCTCGACGACCATGCGCTCCATGTGCGGGTCCGTGCCATAGTGGTCAATGTGATTGACGCGGAGGAACCACGAATGCTCGGCGTCCATGAGGCGGAGCTTCTTCGAGCCGTCTTTCTGGTATGACGGATGGCAAAGGGCCATGTCGTCCGTCACCGGATGCAGTTCACAGCCGCGCGGGAGGGTGAGGTAGCGTGATTCACCGGAGACGACGTTCGTACCGAGGCGGAGTCGGCCGTCGGTCTCGCGGTGAACGTGTTCGAGCATTTCACTCTTGCCGCCGCCTGACGCACCTTCGTGCATGATGGTGGTGACATTGTCGTAGGGGGTGACGACTTGCACGGTGGCGCAGTGTGCGGTGACCCAGCCTTCCTCTTCGCCGAGGTTCAGCAGCATGCCGTAGACGCCTTTTTTGGCGCTGGGCCCGGGGTAGAGGTTGTAGCTGAACAGTTCGTGAGCGGTGTCTGTGCGGTTGTGCACGACGACCTGCTTGCCGTCGAAGTGTGTATGCCGGAAGGGAGGCGCGACGTAGAGGATCGCGTGCGGTTCGAAGTCGTCTTCAATTTCGTCGAAGCTGAGGATGCCTTGCAACATCGCGAGGCCGAGTGCGAAGAAGCCCGCGTTGGCGGGGCAGATTGCCATGCTCGGCAGGCCGTGTTCATCGACGCCGGAGTTGAAATAGAAGACGGCGAGGTCCTGCTGCTTCAACCAGTCGAAGGTTTGCGTGCGCAGTTCGTCAAAGGGTTTGCCGAAGCGTTCGCGATAGCGTTCTTTGTTGGTGGGCTTTTCGTCGCCGATGACCATGCAGTCGGGGTCGCGGCGGCGCATGTAGGCTTCGGTGTAGTTGGCGCTGATGCCGTTGCGGACGCGACAGACGTTCGCTTCGACGTACATGCCCTTGCCGGGCACGTCGTAGGCGACCTGGTAGTAGCCACGCTCGTCGGTGGAGGGTACGGCCAACTCGACGAGTTGCTTGGCGGACTCGGCGTAGGTCACTGAACGGCAGCCTTGCAGCAGCGCTTCGACTTCGGCCGGGAGTTTGACATTCGGGGTTGTTGCAGTCGCCATGAGCGTCGAATCCTTCTCAATCGCAGGCAAAATCTTTCACCGTCTGCGCCTTCCCTGCGGCGCGGCAGACCGGCTATATCTTACACCGAATCGCCGATGCGAGTCTGCGTTCGCGGCTGTGAAAGTGGCGGGTTGCTACAATTGCGTTCTCCCCCCGCGACTCGACCTT
This window harbors:
- a CDS encoding DUF4914 family protein; translated protein: MATATTPNVKLPAEVEALLQGCRSVTYAESAKQLVELAVPSTDERGYYQVAYDVPGKGMYVEANVCRVRNGISANYTEAYMRRRDPDCMVIGDEKPTNKERYRERFGKPFDELRTQTFDWLKQQDLAVFYFNSGVDEHGLPSMAICPANAGFFALGLAMLQGILSFDEIEDDFEPHAILYVAPPFRHTHFDGKQVVVHNRTDTAHELFSYNLYPGPSAKKGVYGMLLNLGEEEGWVTAHCATVQVVTPYDNVTTIMHEGASGGGKSEMLEHVHRETDGRLRLGTNVVSGESRYLTLPRGCELHPVTDDMALCHPSYQKDGSKKLRLMDAEHSWFLRVNHIDHYGTDPHMERMVVEPSEPLLFLNIDAVPDSRALIWEHIEDEPGKRCPNPRVVVPRDIVPNIVHHPVTVDIRSFGVRCPPCTAENPTYGIVGLFHVLPPALAWLWRLVAPRGHGNPSIVSQEGLQSEGVGSYWPFATGRKVDQANLILNQILDTTNTLFILTPNQHVGAWETSFAPQWITREYLARRGHAPFRSDRLVKARCPLLGYTVKTMQVEGQVIGHWFLQVETQPEVGEQGYDAGAEILREFFHKQIQSFVEDDLHPTGKKIIECCLNGGTVEDYQAFTPNANA